The Caldanaerobius fijiensis DSM 17918 genome includes a region encoding these proteins:
- a CDS encoding helix-hairpin-helix domain-containing protein, which produces MNKKILYAIIILLSFSLLGSIIINYNLHKQTDKMIIDATNTTNSDTKAKPSPSAVKENGVSNESKIDEAKSNDTQQNEIYVDVGGAVKNPGVYRFKQGERVIDAINKAGGLEEDADTSTINMAKKLTDEEKVYIPKKGETPPQVVSGTSSGNSGVLPTNAKININTASLQELDSLPGIGPVTAQRIIDYRNQNGPFKSIEEIKNVSRIGDKIFEQIKDKITI; this is translated from the coding sequence GTGAACAAAAAGATACTTTATGCAATTATTATACTGCTTTCTTTTTCACTGTTAGGGAGCATTATAATCAACTATAATTTGCATAAACAGACAGATAAAATGATTATAGATGCAACTAACACAACAAATTCTGATACAAAAGCCAAGCCATCGCCATCAGCAGTCAAAGAGAATGGGGTCTCGAATGAAAGTAAAATCGATGAGGCCAAGTCGAATGATACACAACAAAATGAGATATACGTAGATGTAGGTGGTGCTGTAAAGAATCCGGGAGTATATAGATTTAAACAAGGCGAAAGAGTGATAGATGCTATAAACAAGGCTGGGGGACTAGAAGAGGATGCTGATACCTCTACGATAAATATGGCAAAAAAGCTAACTGACGAAGAGAAGGTGTATATTCCTAAAAAAGGAGAAACGCCTCCACAGGTTGTTTCCGGCACGAGCTCTGGAAATAGTGGCGTGCTGCCTACGAATGCCAAGATCAATATAAACACAGCATCTCTTCAGGAGCTGGATAGCTTACCAGGTATCGGGCCAGTGACTGCTCAGAGGATAATTGATTATAGAAATCAGAACGGTCCATTTAAATCTATTGAAGAGATCAAAAATGTAAGCCGTATAGGTGATAAGATTTTTGAACAGATTAAAGATAAGATAACGATATAA
- the trpE gene encoding anthranilate synthase component I, with protein MIFPSKSEFEIMRTKTGIIPVMLTINADELTPIGLFYNLKGKRKFLLESAESGKKWGRYSFLGCDPYMVICSYKSDIRIERDDKVEMVKGRVLDEIKKRMGDYPVLTNVELPPFIGGGVGYVGYDVIRQYEKLPDKNPDMIGTPEACLMFYKEVIAYDHFHHNVSIIHNVMPYDSEEYEDVVKRLNGIKETIMRRDEIHPINNQSHLKSVKANYDRDSYSAMVRKAKEYIVAGDIFQVVLSQRITAETDIDPFDAYRKLRSLNPSPYLFYMDFGDFQIVGSSPESLVSVKDRIVMTNPIAGTRPRGASEEEDQRLKEELLADEKERAEHVMLVDLGRNDIGKVSQFGTVKVERFMDVDMYSHVMHIVSTVSGKLKDDKTCYDALIACLPAGTVSGAPKVRAMEIIDELENVRRGIYAGASGYFAYTGNMDMCIAIRTIIFKDGKAYIQSGAGIVYDSVPETEYQETLNKAMALKEVL; from the coding sequence TTGATATTTCCATCAAAATCGGAGTTTGAGATCATGAGAACAAAAACAGGCATCATACCAGTTATGCTTACGATAAATGCCGATGAGCTTACACCGATTGGTCTTTTTTATAATTTAAAAGGAAAACGAAAATTTTTATTAGAGAGCGCAGAGAGCGGGAAAAAGTGGGGAAGATATTCGTTTTTGGGTTGTGACCCATATATGGTTATCTGCAGTTATAAAAGCGATATTCGCATAGAACGAGATGATAAAGTAGAGATGGTAAAAGGAAGGGTACTGGACGAGATTAAAAAGCGTATGGGGGATTATCCTGTTCTGACCAATGTGGAATTGCCACCGTTTATTGGAGGAGGAGTTGGTTATGTAGGGTATGATGTCATAAGGCAGTATGAAAAACTTCCTGACAAAAATCCCGATATGATAGGAACACCTGAAGCTTGCTTGATGTTTTACAAAGAAGTAATCGCATATGATCATTTTCATCACAACGTTTCGATTATACACAATGTAATGCCTTATGACAGTGAGGAGTATGAAGATGTTGTAAAAAGATTAAATGGTATAAAAGAGACTATCATGAGGCGGGATGAGATACACCCTATAAATAACCAAAGCCATCTGAAAAGCGTTAAAGCCAATTATGACAGAGATAGTTATAGTGCAATGGTAAGAAAGGCTAAAGAATATATTGTAGCAGGTGATATATTCCAGGTGGTTTTGTCCCAGAGGATAACCGCTGAAACGGACATTGATCCTTTTGACGCATACAGAAAACTTAGATCGCTAAACCCATCGCCCTATCTTTTTTACATGGACTTTGGTGATTTTCAGATCGTAGGATCATCGCCGGAAAGCCTCGTAAGTGTTAAAGATCGTATTGTCATGACAAATCCCATAGCGGGTACGAGGCCAAGAGGTGCATCTGAAGAGGAGGATCAAAGGTTGAAGGAAGAGCTACTGGCAGATGAGAAGGAACGGGCAGAACACGTGATGCTGGTAGATCTGGGGCGCAACGATATAGGCAAAGTCAGTCAATTTGGTACTGTAAAGGTTGAGAGATTTATGGATGTGGATATGTACTCTCATGTTATGCACATTGTATCGACGGTATCCGGCAAGCTCAAAGACGATAAGACATGTTATGATGCGCTTATTGCGTGCCTTCCGGCTGGTACTGTTTCAGGGGCGCCGAAGGTGAGGGCTATGGAGATTATTGATGAACTGGAGAATGTGAGAAGGGGGATATACGCTGGTGCTTCGGGATATTTTGCCTATACAGGTAATATGGATATGTGCATTGCTATAAGGACCATAATCTTTAAAGACGGAAAGGCATATATACAATCGGGTGCGGGCATAGTCTATGATTCGGTACCAGAGACAGAATATCAGGAGACATTAAATAAGGCCATGGCATTGAAGGAGGTTTTATAA